DNA sequence from the Treponema sp. OMZ 838 genome:
CCAGCAGACGGTTAAGTTCGCCTATAAAGAAGGGTTACTCGATACTGATATATCTTCGCAAATTCATCCGCCGAAAGGAGAATGTGAGATAAAGCCCATTTTAACCATCGATCAATCGGTACAGCTCTTTTCGACTACTGAACATTTTAAGAATAAAATGCACTACTGTATCAATAAACTCGCTCTGGAAACAGCCTGCCGTATCGGTGAAGTCGCTGCTCTTAAAATTTCCGATATTCTTTTTAATGACGGCGAAACGCAGGCAACCGTGCGTATTACAAAAAACTATCATTTCAGTAGCCATATCTTGAAAGACACAAAAAACAAATCTCATAAAGAAGTTCCTATTTCCCCGCACCTTACCGTCTTATTAAAGGAATTCATTGAGACCCATCCGCAAAAAGATAACGACGATGCGTTCTTGTTCTATAATAACACAAGGGCAGACCGTCCCATCGGGTATGATTCAATACGGAAAGAATTTATCCGCGTGATGAAAGCGCTCGACTTTTATGTACCGCATTTGAGTATTCATTCCTATCGTCATTTAGCAGCTGTCATTTTATGGGATAAAGGATTCCTAGAGCGGGAAATTATGATGGTTACCGGACATAAAAGTCTTTGGGTATTACGCCATTACTGCAACCATGAAACGCAGGCGAGGAAAGAAAAGAAGCGAGAGATGAGCAGGGCAATTGCACAAGCAATTACAAGCGAGACGCTTATTGCATAAATATATAAAATGTCCAAAAATATATCAAAAAGGGCTTGACTTTTTATGAATATAGTGTACGATAGCAGTATAGAAAAAATAAGTGTAGAAAAAGCTGTAACGATTTTTTAATCAATGATGCTTTTTCGTGTGCTATTAACTGCTGTTTTAGGGGCAAACCCCTTGAAAAAACTTCCCTCTTTACTATCAAGTTTCATTGACTGAAACAAGTAAAAATGTCATACTTGCGCTAACTTTACACCTTTTTAGGAGGATTATAAGATATGAAGAAAAGACTTTGTATGCTCTGTTTACTTACCGTATTTTCAGTAAGTTTTCTTTCTGCTAACGTAAAGATGAACCTTGAGCTTGGCCCGGTGTATACCTATTTTGGCAGCCGCGAGCCTTCCGGCAGCGGACACAAATCATGGACAGCTCATACCGGCGGTTTGAATATACTGTTCGGCGTCGAATTTATTCAAAATTTCGGAGTATACGGAACTGCAAATTTTGCTTTCGGAAAGGACTATTGGTATAAGACTTCATACCCACGGTCATATTCAGGAAACTTGATAGATGCAGACTTAACCTATGTAATAGACAGCCAGTTCGGGTTCTTCTACGTATTCCACCCCGTAAAGAATTTGGATTTAAGACTCGGTGCCGGACTCGGCATCGGCGGCAGCGGGCGAAACTACCCTGATGGGCTAACAAAAAAGGAAAAATCACAGGTCAATATCGGCGGCGGTGTCAATTTGGATGTTTCCTATATGTTTACCAAAATGGTCGGTATTTACGGCGGCGTGTCGGATACTTTATATGCCCCTGTATACACGGTAACTAAAACAAAACACAGTGACGGTTCCGCCAATACAAAAGGAGATCCACACAAACCCGGACAGATTGCCAATTCGTTAAATATCAAAGCAGGAATAAGATTAGTATTTTAAAGCGGCCGTATCCGCCTTCATATCCCTATTACACCGCAGCGCTTTAGAGGAATGAAAGCGGGTGCATAAAAAAAAAGCCGGTTAAAGAACCGGCCCGCCGTCTGGCTATCGGCCGGTTAATGGGTGGGAGGGGAACTAACCGACCGATACTCTATATATCGGCTTTGATGTACTAAACCTTAATGCATTTCAATTTTAATTTGTAATTTCCTGCAAGAGAACATCCATCGTCATCGTCATTTCGTAGGTCTTTCCTTCCTCAACGGTAATTTGACGGGTGAGTTCATACGTTCCCATCTTAAAGACAACGGTATGCACACCTACGGCAACCGGCAGCGGTTCTTTTGAAA
Encoded proteins:
- a CDS encoding site-specific integrase; translated protein: MIVNKRIPSDELSHILSLASYMYGLSSSVHPCDNQKKSEHPQQPPHTESLDVKKNATVNSRASLLFVDYTLAFWDWKCSPYIAALREEGVPEKLLPGKTRFQKIRYMLQKRLFPYFKNTPLHTVTAKDINKFLVSLLGSLKVSSLKKMSEWLQQTVKFAYKEGLLDTDISSQIHPPKGECEIKPILTIDQSVQLFSTTEHFKNKMHYCINKLALETACRIGEVAALKISDILFNDGETQATVRITKNYHFSSHILKDTKNKSHKEVPISPHLTVLLKEFIETHPQKDNDDAFLFYNNTRADRPIGYDSIRKEFIRVMKALDFYVPHLSIHSYRHLAAVILWDKGFLEREIMMVTGHKSLWVLRHYCNHETQARKEKKREMSRAIAQAITSETLIA
- a CDS encoding DUF2715 domain-containing protein, giving the protein MKKRLCMLCLLTVFSVSFLSANVKMNLELGPVYTYFGSREPSGSGHKSWTAHTGGLNILFGVEFIQNFGVYGTANFAFGKDYWYKTSYPRSYSGNLIDADLTYVIDSQFGFFYVFHPVKNLDLRLGAGLGIGGSGRNYPDGLTKKEKSQVNIGGGVNLDVSYMFTKMVGIYGGVSDTLYAPVYTVTKTKHSDGSANTKGDPHKPGQIANSLNIKAGIRLVF